The genomic region TATATTTACTCAAAAATGATAGGCCTGTTCTACCAAGAATGCTTTTTCCAATCGTTCCTATTCGCACGATCTGCACAAAGATCGTTTATCTACTGCTGATCTTTCCAGGGGCCTGTAACTCATATCTGCGGTTGAATCCAAATGCGATCATGTACAATTTTGATGATGGTGCCCAAGACTGGCGGGTAGAAGGAAACTCGATAACTGGTGCTGTCACAAACCCAAAGTTTGATTCGAACAAGGGGAATTTGGGGGGCTGCCTGGTTGTGGTTGATGATGCTCCCAGCCTTTGGTTCTTTTCCGCTCCTGCCGAACTGGTAAAAAAAATGGCTTCTTGTTATGGGAAAGCATTCATGTTTGATATAAAAGTTTCGTCCGCTGATCAGAGAGGCAACACCATCATCCTTCAGGGCGATAAAATTCAGCTGACCTACTCTGCGGCAAATGCTCCAGGACCAACCTGGACAACCTACTACGTTAAACTCGATGAAACAGGACCCTGGTTTAAGAATGCTTCCGCTACCATAGCCACTAAGGCAGAAGTGCAGGAGGTTCTACAGTCGCTACAGAAGGTATTGATTCGCGGCGACTACAAAGGCGGTCCTGACACCGGGATGCTGGATAACGTTTGGGTACAATAACCCCCGCAATTTCTTCTTATTCTTCAATCCTTATAGAACCTGATCGTTGCATCTGTTCTTAAAACCTCCTTTGTTCAAAAATTTGAACAATGTTTATATGAATAAAATATCTAAATAACATATATTGCGTACTGCAAAAGGTAGTAAAAGCTTGTTTATGATTAAGATAGACTGAATCGTAGACAAGACTGGATTTTTCTCTGGACTTAAATGATCTGTCTAACCGACAAAGCTATTTGTCTGACAAAGAGTGCTCGAAAGAGACGACACCTGTTGTTTGCCAACGGCTTGAACTATGATCAGGTCCTGCTTACCATCTGCAAAGCTGCACAGAAGAGAGAACCTAAACCCCTTAGGTTTATAAATGCCTGGGCGCTGGCCAGGCTATACGATAAAAAAGTCTACAAAGAATTACTCAACTCTTATGATTGGCTTGTCTCAGTGTATGGTCGGGTAACTTGTTTACCAGACAAAGCCATGCTGGCAATTTCTCCTATTAAATCACTATTAGAGCTATTTTTTAGGGCATTTAAAGAAGAATTGCCAGTTTTTTTTGTGACCGATGACGAAGATCTGCTTCTAAAAGTACACCACACATTTTCTACAAAACTTCCCAATCTGAGGATCGCCGAAATTTACTGCGTCTCCGGACATGAGAGCACATCTCAACAAGAAGGAGTTGCAAAACGAATAATTATATCGGGAGGCCGATTGGTTTGGGTGTCATTAAAGTCATTAAAAGAAGATGTTTTGGCCGACCACCTGAAAGGCCGAAGCAATGCGATCATTATAGATATGAATGGCCTTCTGCCAGGACTGATCTAGTTCATTTCCGAATCTCTAATCTGCCGTAGCTTTTACTTTATCTATGTTAAGTCGGTATAAATGGTTCTACTATCGATTGCGCTCCATGTCTGTCCCGGAAGTTGTATTCAGGGCCCGGCAGTATACGCAAAAGCAATCGGATAAAAAGTTGATAGAAGGGGCAATGTCTACGGTTATTCCAAAAAAGCGGCCCTAAAGCTACTGCTCTATTACCAGCTGGAAAAAAGCTTCTTCTAAAGCATACTTTATCAATACATCACTAGAATCTCAGTCCTCACTCTAATTTGTACAAAGCTATGAACATCAGCATTTTTGGCTTAGGCTATGTAGGTTGTGTCAGTCTGGGCTGCCTTGCCCAGAACGGTCATCAGTTAATTGGTGTTGACGTAAACCAGACAAAAGTTGATCAGATCAACGCAGGGCGGGCAACTATTGTCGAGAAAGACATTGACGCTATCATTGCCGAGCAGTTTCTGCAAGGTCGAATCCAGGCAACCACGGATTTTCGATACGCTGTTCTGAACACCGACGTAACCATCATCGCCGTTGGCACTCCCTCGACCCCGCAGGGGCACCTGAATCTAAGCTACATCTTTGGGGTTGCGGAGCATATTGCCGCCGCGCTCATGGAAAAGGACTCGTTTCATGTCATTGCAATACGATCAACCGTAATGCCGGGCACCTGTGATAAGATTGCCTCTCTTATTGAAGAAAAAACGGGTAAAACACAGAACGTTGATTTTGCTGTAGCCAGTAATCCGGAATTCCTGCGCGAAGGAACGGCGGTCTACGATTATTACAACCCACCTCTTACGCTCATCGGTGTTGATTCAGATGTAGCGGGAGAAATGCTGCGCAGCCTGTACGACCAGTTGCCCGCTGAAATTATAGTAACAGACGTAAAGATCGCGGAGATCATGAAATACGTCAACAATACCTTCCATGCTCTGAAGATCTCTTTTGCCAATGAAGTAGGAAACATCTGTTCGGCACTTGGCCTTGATTCGCATAAGGTCATGGACATCTTTTGCCGGGACAAACAGCTTAACATTTCCAGCTATTATTTCAAACCCGGTTTTGCCTACGGCGGCTCATGCCTGCCTAAGGATTTGAAAGGGCTGCAAACGCTGGCGCACGATCTGTATGTACAGGTACCCGTAATCAGTAACATTCACCGGACCAACGAAATTCAGATGCAGCGGGCGCTGTCGATCCTGATGAAGAACATGAACCGGAAAATTGGATTCCTCGGGATTGGCTTCAAGGCGGGAACCGATGACCTGCGGAACAGCCCGGCGGTCGAACTGGCTGAAACGTTGTTGGGCAAAGGCTTTTCGCTGAAGATCTACGATAAAAACATTAATATTTCCCGTCTGACCGGTACCAACAAAGAGTACATCGACCAGCATATTCCGCACCTCTCCCGTCTGATGGTGAACGAAGGCCACGAATTGCTCGAATGGGCCGATGTCCTTGTAGTTTCGACCAAAGAAAAAGAGTTCAGCGTATTGCTCGAAGACGTCGAGGGTAAAACCATTCTGGATATGGTGCGTATTTCCCCCAATCTGCGTGAATCCAACGAATACATCGGCATCAACTGGGCCCAGAAAGCCCAGGAGGCTCCCCAGTACGTTACCTACCGTTAACCACCTGAATGGCTACATTTACCAATATCCAAGGAAAACACATCCTGATCATTGTCGAAAACCTGCCGGTCCCGTTCGACCGGCGGGTTTGGCAGGAGGCAACCACGCTGAAGGAAGCAGGAGCCGAGGTAAGCATTATCTCACCCCAGATGAAAGGGTATACCCAACGGTATGAACAACTCGAAGGCATTGACATCTACCGGCATCCCCTGCCGCTGGAGGGCTCCGGTGCCTGGGGATACCTGATGGAGTACGGAACGGCTATTTTCTGGTGGCTGATTCTGAGTTTCCGCATTTTCTTTCGTAAACGCTTCCAGGTTATTCACGGCTGTAACCCACCCGATCTGATTTTTCTGGTGGCGCTCTTCTTTAAACCCTTTGGCGTTAAGTACGTATTCGACCACCATGACATCAATCCGGAGCTTTACCTTGCTAAGTTTAACCAGAAAGACCTGTTTTACCGCCTTATGCTCTGGTGTGAACGAACCACGTTTCAGGTAGCCGATTACAGCATTGCTACCAATGAATCGTATAAGGAGATTGCCATCCGGCGGGGAGGCATGCCGGCCGACCGGGTGCAGGTAGTCCGAAGCGGTCCCAAACTGGAACGGCTTAAGATCGGGCCGGGTAATCCGGAGCTGAAAAAAGGACGTAATTTCCTGGTTGGATACCTGGGCGTCATTGGCGAACAGGAGGGGATTGACCTGCTACTGGATGCCGTTAAACAGATCATTGCCAGGCGGCAGGACGTTCAGTTTGGCATTGTTGGTGGTGGAACCGCTCTGGAAGCGATGAAAGCCCTGGCCCGGAAAATGGGAGTTGCCGATTACGTGGATTTTTACGGCCGTGTGTCGGATGAGCAGATGCTTGCGGTGCTGAACACTGCCGATGTCTGTGTAAATCCGGACACTCCGACCGAGATGAACAACCTGTCGACCATGAATAAAATCATGGAGTACATGGCCTTGAAAAAGCCGATTGTCCAGTATGATCTGAAGGAAGGCCGTTTCTCGGCCCAGAAAGCCTCCCTGTATGCTGATCCGGAAAAACCGTCTGATTTTGCAGATAAGATACTGTGGCTGATTAACAGTCCGGACAGCCGGAAGGAAATGGGCGAATTTGGATATCAGCGGGTTGTAAAAGAGCTTTCATGGAGCCATGAACGGAAAAAGTTAATAAAACTATACAATAAAATATTATCTTCTGAAAAAAGCATGGTTCGTAAAAATAGGCCTGTAATTGAAAAGGAAGAAGTTTGTTAAAAAAGGCCGCCTGTTACAGGCGGCCTTTATGGACTAGTTTAAATATAAGTTATTAATTTACAAGGACAGGCAAACATATTTTTAATGTTTAGAGGATGGAAACGACCAATAATTATTAAGTGAGAAAAATCATATTAATTAAAGTTTGGCTATACTTTTATAATTAATATGTAACAAAAGTAATGGCTTAACTGTATGTAATTCCGAATGTTTTGAGCCAAACAATAGGAAAAGGCCAAATCCGGTGGCTCAGCAGAGCGATCCATAGATTGGCTTAAATTCTAACCTCAAACAACAGCCTAAGCGAACATCAAAACATTTAGAAGGTGTGTCGGCTAAAACAAAGGTGATAAATTGCCCTATAAAAGTACATTCCAGCCACCATGCCTACGTAGTTTTGCCTTTTAGATTACGAACGGCCAAGATTCATCTACTTTTAGCTCCACGGGTATATGCTCACCACATAAGCTGAGTAAACTACCACGACTTGGTCACCTTTATTATAAGATGATTTCTAACGGTGTTGCGGTTGAAGCCAAGTAAAGGAGCCGTGTTACAGACGCCGGAGGCATTAGGTAGCTATTAGGTTGTCCATTTTTAACCTGCAGACTAAGCCCTTTTTGGGTGTAAGTATTAATGAAAATACGACAATAATCGAAACAGCAGTACCATTAAGCACCAAGTTAGATGGTGCCATATTACTTGACGAGAATCATCTTACCACAATATTTATAAGGAACAGGTTCTATAATCATTGACAAAAATATACTTTAATACAATTCAGACGTCAATGTAATAACAACCTTTAGAAAGAGTAAATAAATAGTTATAAGTTTTATTTCGTGAGCTAATATCTCAGTTATTTATTAATTATTACTCAGCACCCTTGTGTATATTTTAGAAAGTTTTGGTATCACATTATCTGGTAAATAAGGCTTCGAAATATCGTATGAAGATTCTCCCATCTTTTCAATTAAAGCAGGATTATTCAAAAAAGTACTTATACATTTAGCTATCTCTAATTTATCACCAGGATTTACAAGAAATCCATTTACACCATTATGAACAATTTCAGAAATACCACCTACTGGCGTTGAAATTACTGGAAGTCTATAACTCATTGCCTCCAATACTGAAAGAGGCAGACCTTCATTGTAGGAAGGAAGAATATATATATTGCTTTGTGAAAGTAGCTCATGTTTTAAGTCACCAGATACCCAACCTCTATATTCAATAATGTCTTCTAATTCATATCTATGAATATAGCTTAATAATTTTTCTATTTCGCCATTTCCGCCAATTATTAATTTGATTTTGCCAGTAAATATATCTTTATTGTTTTTTATAGCTTCAATTAGATCGAAGATTCCTTTGCGTGGTCCGATCAAACCAAGAAATAATAAAATCAGTACGGAATCGTTTGTCTTCTTTTTATTAAATCTGGGAGGCTCAATAATATTTTCAAGGACTTCAATTACTTTGCAGTTAAAGTTGATTTGGAAAAAGCTTCTCCAGCTTTCTGATAAACAAATCACATAGTCTACATCATTTATGAATAACGTAATTAGTTTTTTAATAAGTGCGTTACTGTTTAAATAAAACTTTTTGAATTCAGAGCCATGGCTGTGATAAATTGTTTTTTTATTAAAAATCTTTTTGGATATAAACCAGATTATAAAAAGCCTATAAAAGCTTCCATAAGCTGCTCCATGTAAATGAATGATTTTAATCTCTTTATATCTTAAGATTTTTATGAAAAAAACTATTAATCCATAAAAAAAGTAGAAGACAATGTTGATTTTATATTTTTGTGGTTTATATGTGGCGACGAAGTTAAAAAACGGAAAACGAATTGCATAGGATTCAATTACGGCACCAATACCACCTCTGTGGTTTATATACTTAACACCTACTGTCAAGATAGATTTAGATAGACTTTCAGTTATCATATGTGTTGACTTCTTTTATACGGATGATGCGAGCTGGGTTCCCAACTACAACGGCAAAATCAGGGATGTTATTTACAACTACGCTACCTGCTCCAATATCAACGTTATTGCCGATAATAACAGGGCCAATTATGCAAACATTTGCACCTATATTGACCCCATTACCAATAATTGGGCACTCTTTCGTTTTTCCATTATTACCGATAGTTGTAGATTGCCTTAATGTGCAATTATCACCTATTATTGTGTGTTTATGAACGACTAAAGATTGTCCATGGTAAAGTGTTAAGCCTTTTCCAACTTTTGTATTATAAGGTAACTCGATTCCTAATAGATATTCTATCAAAACTTTATAGACAAATCGATTGGACTTTGTGAAAACTTTAGTTACAATATTTTTACTTTGATAAGACGATGCTCGAAAAATAAAAGTAATTATCTTGCCTTTTGTGTTTTTGCGATTTGATTTTTGATCTTGTAAGAGATGTAATATATATTTTGAATAGTCCATTTAGCTTGATATTTATATAGAAGAATAAAGAGTTAAGTATTGATCTACAGTGTTTTCAATCGAATACTTTTCAGCTGCACTATCATATGCGCCTACCATCTCTGATTCTATAAAATTGTCGTTGTAGTAACTAATTACTGTCAATAGACATTCCTCTAAAGACTTTATGTCTTTACTTAAGAAAGTTTTACAAGCGTTAAGCCCTCTAATTATTTCTGCTGGACCGTCAATGTCCGAGGCTATAATAGGAAGTCCTGCAGCTAGCCCTTCAATGACAGTAAGACCAAAGCCTTCATAGGTAGAGGGTTGAACTAGTATATCGTAATTGCATAAGTTATTTTTTATCCATGTTCGGCTTTTCTCTCCGATAAATGTTACTTCGTTTTCTACTCCCAAATTCTTTGCTAAAGTCTTGAGATAAACTTCAGACTCACCAGCGCCAATGAAATCAAGCGTAATGTGTAAGTTTCTGTTATTGTTCTTTAAGGACGCAAATGCTTTCAAAAGGAGATCTTGCCCTTTGTGTTTGTGGACGAGCCTACCAAGTTGGACTAATTTTATAGGGGTAGGCGGGCTAATGAGATAACTTTTCTTTTTTATAAACTGATTGAAATTAATTCCGTTGTAGATTATATTAGGTGATAACCTTGATCTTTTTTTTACGTCAAAAGCTACTGCGTCTGAAATTGCAATAATAGATCGATATCTAAATAACAACTTAGTTGGAATATTTACGTCATGAATTGTATATATGAGCTTGTGTCTTGAATTAATAAATAGGTTTACTAGTTTTAATTCGTGGCAATGAATTACATCAGGGTTTAATTTTTGTATTAAAAGGTTTAGTTTAATAATAGGTAATGGATTTTTGCTACTTATTTTTCTGTTTATTTTGTATATTTTTATGGTAGGGTCTAATTGCTCTAATAGTATAGGACTCCAATCATTATTTACAATAATAAGAGAAACATCATGATTTATACACATAATATTCATCATGTCAATGGCTAAGGTCTGTGACCCGCCAACTTTCATTGTAAAGAAGCAATGTACAATCTTCATAAAAGTACAATTATGAGGTAATTAATTGCTTTGCTAAAAGCTTTAAAGTCTGATATCTTACTTTGTTGAGGGTTTTACTAAAAGGTGGAGCACCATTTTTGATCAAAGTGTTCTTAATGTCATTTAAGAAGTTAATGCCTCCTGTACTAGTTTTAGTTTCATTCCAACGCCTAAAGGCAGCTATAGGATTACCTTCAACAGCATATATAGGCCCAAATTTTAGAAGCCTGAGCCATAGGTCTAAATCCATGCAGTAATGTAACGTCGGATCGATTAGATTGACCTCTTTAACGAACTGTGTGTTGTAGAATGATCCTTGTTGAATGACATCATAATTTCTTTTTAGTAGGAAGTCTCTATTAGGTATCGGCTTGTGGATGGTTTTTATTTTATTGCCATTATCATCTATAATGTCGAGATTATTGCCATAGAAAATAGCACCATCATTATGCTTTGTATATAACTCAACTATTGCTTCTACTGCATGTGGATATAATATATCGTCAGAATTTATCCAACCTATTAAGGTTCCACTAGCCATTTTAAAACCTTTGTTAATTGCATCTGACTGTCCGTTATCTTTTTCATGAATAACTTTTGTTATTTTAGGCTTATATTTATCTATAACTGACATTGTCTTATCTGTGGATAAGCCATCGACTATAA from Tellurirhabdus rosea harbors:
- a CDS encoding laminin B domain-containing protein gives rise to the protein MLFPIVPIRTICTKIVYLLLIFPGACNSYLRLNPNAIMYNFDDGAQDWRVEGNSITGAVTNPKFDSNKGNLGGCLVVVDDAPSLWFFSAPAELVKKMASCYGKAFMFDIKVSSADQRGNTIILQGDKIQLTYSAANAPGPTWTTYYVKLDETGPWFKNASATIATKAEVQEVLQSLQKVLIRGDYKGGPDTGMLDNVWVQ
- a CDS encoding WecB/TagA/CpsF family glycosyltransferase — protein: MFANGLNYDQVLLTICKAAQKREPKPLRFINAWALARLYDKKVYKELLNSYDWLVSVYGRVTCLPDKAMLAISPIKSLLELFFRAFKEELPVFFVTDDEDLLLKVHHTFSTKLPNLRIAEIYCVSGHESTSQQEGVAKRIIISGGRLVWVSLKSLKEDVLADHLKGRSNAIIIDMNGLLPGLI
- a CDS encoding nucleotide sugar dehydrogenase; this encodes MNISIFGLGYVGCVSLGCLAQNGHQLIGVDVNQTKVDQINAGRATIVEKDIDAIIAEQFLQGRIQATTDFRYAVLNTDVTIIAVGTPSTPQGHLNLSYIFGVAEHIAAALMEKDSFHVIAIRSTVMPGTCDKIASLIEEKTGKTQNVDFAVASNPEFLREGTAVYDYYNPPLTLIGVDSDVAGEMLRSLYDQLPAEIIVTDVKIAEIMKYVNNTFHALKISFANEVGNICSALGLDSHKVMDIFCRDKQLNISSYYFKPGFAYGGSCLPKDLKGLQTLAHDLYVQVPVISNIHRTNEIQMQRALSILMKNMNRKIGFLGIGFKAGTDDLRNSPAVELAETLLGKGFSLKIYDKNINISRLTGTNKEYIDQHIPHLSRLMVNEGHELLEWADVLVVSTKEKEFSVLLEDVEGKTILDMVRISPNLRESNEYIGINWAQKAQEAPQYVTYR
- a CDS encoding glycosyltransferase family 4 protein, which gives rise to MATFTNIQGKHILIIVENLPVPFDRRVWQEATTLKEAGAEVSIISPQMKGYTQRYEQLEGIDIYRHPLPLEGSGAWGYLMEYGTAIFWWLILSFRIFFRKRFQVIHGCNPPDLIFLVALFFKPFGVKYVFDHHDINPELYLAKFNQKDLFYRLMLWCERTTFQVADYSIATNESYKEIAIRRGGMPADRVQVVRSGPKLERLKIGPGNPELKKGRNFLVGYLGVIGEQEGIDLLLDAVKQIIARRQDVQFGIVGGGTALEAMKALARKMGVADYVDFYGRVSDEQMLAVLNTADVCVNPDTPTEMNNLSTMNKIMEYMALKKPIVQYDLKEGRFSAQKASLYADPEKPSDFADKILWLINSPDSRKEMGEFGYQRVVKELSWSHERKKLIKLYNKILSSEKSMVRKNRPVIEKEEVC
- a CDS encoding glycosyltransferase family 4 protein → MITESLSKSILTVGVKYINHRGGIGAVIESYAIRFPFFNFVATYKPQKYKINIVFYFFYGLIVFFIKILRYKEIKIIHLHGAAYGSFYRLFIIWFISKKIFNKKTIYHSHGSEFKKFYLNSNALIKKLITLFINDVDYVICLSESWRSFFQINFNCKVIEVLENIIEPPRFNKKKTNDSVLILLFLGLIGPRKGIFDLIEAIKNNKDIFTGKIKLIIGGNGEIEKLLSYIHRYELEDIIEYRGWVSGDLKHELLSQSNIYILPSYNEGLPLSVLEAMSYRLPVISTPVGGISEIVHNGVNGFLVNPGDKLEIAKCISTFLNNPALIEKMGESSYDISKPYLPDNVIPKLSKIYTRVLSNN
- a CDS encoding serine acetyltransferase, whose product is MDYSKYILHLLQDQKSNRKNTKGKIITFIFRASSYQSKNIVTKVFTKSNRFVYKVLIEYLLGIELPYNTKVGKGLTLYHGQSLVVHKHTIIGDNCTLRQSTTIGNNGKTKECPIIGNGVNIGANVCIIGPVIIGNNVDIGAGSVVVNNIPDFAVVVGNPARIIRIKEVNTYDN
- a CDS encoding glycosyltransferase, with protein sequence MKIVHCFFTMKVGGSQTLAIDMMNIMCINHDVSLIIVNNDWSPILLEQLDPTIKIYKINRKISSKNPLPIIKLNLLIQKLNPDVIHCHELKLVNLFINSRHKLIYTIHDVNIPTKLLFRYRSIIAISDAVAFDVKKRSRLSPNIIYNGINFNQFIKKKSYLISPPTPIKLVQLGRLVHKHKGQDLLLKAFASLKNNNRNLHITLDFIGAGESEVYLKTLAKNLGVENEVTFIGEKSRTWIKNNLCNYDILVQPSTYEGFGLTVIEGLAAGLPIIASDIDGPAEIIRGLNACKTFLSKDIKSLEECLLTVISYYNDNFIESEMVGAYDSAAEKYSIENTVDQYLTLYSSI
- a CDS encoding glycosyltransferase family 2 protein — encoded protein: MNPLVSIITPSFNQGEFIEKTIESILNQTYNNIEYIIVDGLSTDKTMSVIDKYKPKITKVIHEKDNGQSDAINKGFKMASGTLIGWINSDDILYPHAVEAIVELYTKHNDGAIFYGNNLDIIDDNGNKIKTIHKPIPNRDFLLKRNYDVIQQGSFYNTQFVKEVNLIDPTLHYCMDLDLWLRLLKFGPIYAVEGNPIAAFRRWNETKTSTGGINFLNDIKNTLIKNGAPPFSKTLNKVRYQTLKLLAKQLITS